Proteins co-encoded in one Xiphophorus hellerii strain 12219 chromosome 10, Xiphophorus_hellerii-4.1, whole genome shotgun sequence genomic window:
- the plekha1b gene encoding pleckstrin homology domain-containing family A member 1 isoform X2 has protein sequence MRESACDAPGRAELAGVAMPYVDRQNRICGFLDIEEIENSGRFLRRYFILDTEQGNLLWYMDNPQNLPKGADNVGFLKLTYISKVSDATKLRPKAEFCFVINAGMRKFYLQANDQQDLVEWISVLNNATKITVPKSGESQAAYVETPQEALGATKQVSYKTEIIGGVPIITATQEQSEGQNGSDRGKRAQNQLPYFLSRGAQDQSFIKAGYCVKQGAVMRNWKRRYFILDENALSYYKSDLDREALRVIPLKEIQKVQECKQSELMMRDNLFEMVTNSRTFFIQADSPEDMHSWIKAVSGAIVAQRGPGRSANTIRQARRLSSPCIQRYTPFCSGESRTSTVTLPLPPPPPPSTTPSTRNRSTQNPQRVLSLTLDTRHQDNFLGLLPWRLSGIQPVMMPLPSARSRLSLQETVQSSK, from the exons ATGCGTGAG AGTGCCTGTGATGCCCCAGGGCGGGCCGAGCTGGCCGGGGTCGCGATGCCGTACGTGGACCGACAGAATCGCATCTGCGGCTTCCTGGACATCGAGGAGATCGAGAACAGCGGCAGGTTCCTGCGCCGGTACTTCATCCTGGACACGGAGCAGGGCAACCTGCTGTGGTACATGGACAACCCTCAG aatctGCCTAAAGGTGCGGATAATGTGGGCTTTCTCAAACTCACGTACATCTCCAAG GTCAGTGATGCTACCAAGCTCAGGCCGAAGGCAGAGTTCTGCTTTG TTATAAACGCGGGCATGAGGAAGTTCTACCTGCAGGCCAACGACCAGCAGGATTTGGTGGAATGGATCAGCGTTCTGAACAACGCCACCAAGATCACA GTGCCAAAGTCTGGAGAGAGCCAGGCTGCCTATGTGGAGACCCCACAGGAAGCCCTCGGCGCTACGAAGCAGGTCTCTTACAAAACGGAGATCATAGGTGGAGTTCCAATCATCACAGCCACGCAG GAGCAGAGCGAAGGCCAGAACGGGTCGGACCGAGGGAAGCGGGCTCAGAACCAGCTGCCGTACTTCCTGTCCAGAGGAGCGCAGGACCAGTCTTTCATAAAGGCGGGATATTGCGTCAAACAGGGAGCTGTG ATGAGGAACTGGAAGAGGAGGTACTTCATCTTGGATGAAAATGCCCTCAGCTACTACAAATCCGACCTG GACCGGGAGGCACTGAGAGTTATCCCGCTGAAGGAGATTCAGAAAGTCCAGGAATGCAAACAGAG CGAGCTGATGATGCGAGACAACCTCTTCGAGATGGTCACCAACTCCAGAACCTTCTTCATACAG GCTGACAGTCCAGAGGACATGCACAGCTGGATCAAGGCCGTCTCCGGGGCGATTGTTGCTCAGCGCGGGCCCGGGCGCTCAGCCAACACG ATCCGTCAGGCGCGACGGCTCTCCAGCCCGTGTATACAGAGGTATACTCCGTTCTGCAGTGGGGAATCCCGCAC GAGCACAGTGACCCTCCCTCTCCCACCTCCGCCTCCACCTTCTACTACTCCCTCAACACGGAACCGCAGTACCCAGAACCCTCAGCGGGTGCTCAGCCTGACGCTGGACACTCGCCACCAGGACAACTTCTTGGGCCTCCTGCCGTGGCGCCTCAGTGGAATCCAGCCCGTGATGATGCCTTTGCCTTCGGCGCGCTCGCGCCTTTCTCTGCAGGAGACGGTGCAGTCCTCAAAGTGA
- the plekha1b gene encoding pleckstrin homology domain-containing family A member 1 isoform X1 yields the protein MRESACDAPGRAELAGVAMPYVDRQNRICGFLDIEEIENSGRFLRRYFILDTEQGNLLWYMDNPQNLPKGADNVGFLKLTYISKVSDATKLRPKAEFCFVINAGMRKFYLQANDQQDLVEWISVLNNATKITVPKSGESQAAYVETPQEALGATKQVSYKTEIIGGVPIITATQEQSEGQNGSDRGKRAQNQLPYFLSRGAQDQSFIKAGYCVKQGAVMRNWKRRYFILDENALSYYKSDLDREALRVIPLKEIQKVQECKQSELMMRDNLFEMVTNSRTFFIQADSPEDMHSWIKAVSGAIVAQRGPGRSANTEHSDPPSPTSASTFYYSLNTEPQYPEPSAGAQPDAGHSPPGQLLGPPAVAPQWNPARDDAFAFGALAPFSAGDGAVLKVTEAEQLCAGGEGDPNTEEPDSQITLM from the exons ATGCGTGAG AGTGCCTGTGATGCCCCAGGGCGGGCCGAGCTGGCCGGGGTCGCGATGCCGTACGTGGACCGACAGAATCGCATCTGCGGCTTCCTGGACATCGAGGAGATCGAGAACAGCGGCAGGTTCCTGCGCCGGTACTTCATCCTGGACACGGAGCAGGGCAACCTGCTGTGGTACATGGACAACCCTCAG aatctGCCTAAAGGTGCGGATAATGTGGGCTTTCTCAAACTCACGTACATCTCCAAG GTCAGTGATGCTACCAAGCTCAGGCCGAAGGCAGAGTTCTGCTTTG TTATAAACGCGGGCATGAGGAAGTTCTACCTGCAGGCCAACGACCAGCAGGATTTGGTGGAATGGATCAGCGTTCTGAACAACGCCACCAAGATCACA GTGCCAAAGTCTGGAGAGAGCCAGGCTGCCTATGTGGAGACCCCACAGGAAGCCCTCGGCGCTACGAAGCAGGTCTCTTACAAAACGGAGATCATAGGTGGAGTTCCAATCATCACAGCCACGCAG GAGCAGAGCGAAGGCCAGAACGGGTCGGACCGAGGGAAGCGGGCTCAGAACCAGCTGCCGTACTTCCTGTCCAGAGGAGCGCAGGACCAGTCTTTCATAAAGGCGGGATATTGCGTCAAACAGGGAGCTGTG ATGAGGAACTGGAAGAGGAGGTACTTCATCTTGGATGAAAATGCCCTCAGCTACTACAAATCCGACCTG GACCGGGAGGCACTGAGAGTTATCCCGCTGAAGGAGATTCAGAAAGTCCAGGAATGCAAACAGAG CGAGCTGATGATGCGAGACAACCTCTTCGAGATGGTCACCAACTCCAGAACCTTCTTCATACAG GCTGACAGTCCAGAGGACATGCACAGCTGGATCAAGGCCGTCTCCGGGGCGATTGTTGCTCAGCGCGGGCCCGGGCGCTCAGCCAACACG GAGCACAGTGACCCTCCCTCTCCCACCTCCGCCTCCACCTTCTACTACTCCCTCAACACGGAACCGCAGTACCCAGAACCCTCAGCGGGTGCTCAGCCTGACGCTGGACACTCGCCACCAGGACAACTTCTTGGGCCTCCTGCCGTGGCGCCTCAGTGGAATCCAGCCCGTGATGATGCCTTTGCCTTCGGCGCGCTCGCGCCTTTCTCTGCAGGAGACGGTGCAGTCCTCAAAGTGACGGAGGCCGAGCAGCTCTGCGCCGGCGGCGAGGGCGACCCGAACACGGAGGAGCCCGACTCGCAGATAACTCTGATGTGA
- the plekha1b gene encoding pleckstrin homology domain-containing family A member 1 isoform X3, protein MRESACDAPGRAELAGVAMPYVDRQNRICGFLDIEEIENSGRFLRRYFILDTEQGNLLWYMDNPQNLPKGADNVGFLKLTYISKVSDATKLRPKAEFCFVINAGMRKFYLQANDQQDLVEWISVLNNATKITVPKSGESQAAYVETPQEALGATKQVSYKTEIIGGVPIITATQEQSEGQNGSDRGKRAQNQLPYFLSRGAQDQSFIKAGYCVKQGAVMRNWKRRYFILDENALSYYKSDLDREALRVIPLKEIQKVQECKQSELMMRDNLFEMVTNSRTFFIQADSPEDMHSWIKAVSGAIVAQRGPGRSANTIRQARRLSSPCIQRSTVTLPLPPPPPPSTTPSTRNRSTQNPQRVLSLTLDTRHQDNFLGLLPWRLSGIQPVMMPLPSARSRLSLQETVQSSK, encoded by the exons ATGCGTGAG AGTGCCTGTGATGCCCCAGGGCGGGCCGAGCTGGCCGGGGTCGCGATGCCGTACGTGGACCGACAGAATCGCATCTGCGGCTTCCTGGACATCGAGGAGATCGAGAACAGCGGCAGGTTCCTGCGCCGGTACTTCATCCTGGACACGGAGCAGGGCAACCTGCTGTGGTACATGGACAACCCTCAG aatctGCCTAAAGGTGCGGATAATGTGGGCTTTCTCAAACTCACGTACATCTCCAAG GTCAGTGATGCTACCAAGCTCAGGCCGAAGGCAGAGTTCTGCTTTG TTATAAACGCGGGCATGAGGAAGTTCTACCTGCAGGCCAACGACCAGCAGGATTTGGTGGAATGGATCAGCGTTCTGAACAACGCCACCAAGATCACA GTGCCAAAGTCTGGAGAGAGCCAGGCTGCCTATGTGGAGACCCCACAGGAAGCCCTCGGCGCTACGAAGCAGGTCTCTTACAAAACGGAGATCATAGGTGGAGTTCCAATCATCACAGCCACGCAG GAGCAGAGCGAAGGCCAGAACGGGTCGGACCGAGGGAAGCGGGCTCAGAACCAGCTGCCGTACTTCCTGTCCAGAGGAGCGCAGGACCAGTCTTTCATAAAGGCGGGATATTGCGTCAAACAGGGAGCTGTG ATGAGGAACTGGAAGAGGAGGTACTTCATCTTGGATGAAAATGCCCTCAGCTACTACAAATCCGACCTG GACCGGGAGGCACTGAGAGTTATCCCGCTGAAGGAGATTCAGAAAGTCCAGGAATGCAAACAGAG CGAGCTGATGATGCGAGACAACCTCTTCGAGATGGTCACCAACTCCAGAACCTTCTTCATACAG GCTGACAGTCCAGAGGACATGCACAGCTGGATCAAGGCCGTCTCCGGGGCGATTGTTGCTCAGCGCGGGCCCGGGCGCTCAGCCAACACG ATCCGTCAGGCGCGACGGCTCTCCAGCCCGTGTATACAGAG GAGCACAGTGACCCTCCCTCTCCCACCTCCGCCTCCACCTTCTACTACTCCCTCAACACGGAACCGCAGTACCCAGAACCCTCAGCGGGTGCTCAGCCTGACGCTGGACACTCGCCACCAGGACAACTTCTTGGGCCTCCTGCCGTGGCGCCTCAGTGGAATCCAGCCCGTGATGATGCCTTTGCCTTCGGCGCGCTCGCGCCTTTCTCTGCAGGAGACGGTGCAGTCCTCAAAGTGA
- the plekha1b gene encoding pleckstrin homology domain-containing family A member 1 isoform X4, producing MPYVDRQNRICGFLDIEEIENSGRFLRRYFILDTEQGNLLWYMDNPQNLPKGADNVGFLKLTYISKVSDATKLRPKAEFCFVINAGMRKFYLQANDQQDLVEWISVLNNATKITVPKSGESQAAYVETPQEALGATKQVSYKTEIIGGVPIITATQEQSEGQNGSDRGKRAQNQLPYFLSRGAQDQSFIKAGYCVKQGAVMRNWKRRYFILDENALSYYKSDLDREALRVIPLKEIQKVQECKQSELMMRDNLFEMVTNSRTFFIQADSPEDMHSWIKAVSGAIVAQRGPGRSANTEHSDPPSPTSASTFYYSLNTEPQYPEPSAGAQPDAGHSPPGQLLGPPAVAPQWNPARDDAFAFGALAPFSAGDGAVLKVTEAEQLCAGGEGDPNTEEPDSQITLM from the exons ATGCCGTACGTGGACCGACAGAATCGCATCTGCGGCTTCCTGGACATCGAGGAGATCGAGAACAGCGGCAGGTTCCTGCGCCGGTACTTCATCCTGGACACGGAGCAGGGCAACCTGCTGTGGTACATGGACAACCCTCAG aatctGCCTAAAGGTGCGGATAATGTGGGCTTTCTCAAACTCACGTACATCTCCAAG GTCAGTGATGCTACCAAGCTCAGGCCGAAGGCAGAGTTCTGCTTTG TTATAAACGCGGGCATGAGGAAGTTCTACCTGCAGGCCAACGACCAGCAGGATTTGGTGGAATGGATCAGCGTTCTGAACAACGCCACCAAGATCACA GTGCCAAAGTCTGGAGAGAGCCAGGCTGCCTATGTGGAGACCCCACAGGAAGCCCTCGGCGCTACGAAGCAGGTCTCTTACAAAACGGAGATCATAGGTGGAGTTCCAATCATCACAGCCACGCAG GAGCAGAGCGAAGGCCAGAACGGGTCGGACCGAGGGAAGCGGGCTCAGAACCAGCTGCCGTACTTCCTGTCCAGAGGAGCGCAGGACCAGTCTTTCATAAAGGCGGGATATTGCGTCAAACAGGGAGCTGTG ATGAGGAACTGGAAGAGGAGGTACTTCATCTTGGATGAAAATGCCCTCAGCTACTACAAATCCGACCTG GACCGGGAGGCACTGAGAGTTATCCCGCTGAAGGAGATTCAGAAAGTCCAGGAATGCAAACAGAG CGAGCTGATGATGCGAGACAACCTCTTCGAGATGGTCACCAACTCCAGAACCTTCTTCATACAG GCTGACAGTCCAGAGGACATGCACAGCTGGATCAAGGCCGTCTCCGGGGCGATTGTTGCTCAGCGCGGGCCCGGGCGCTCAGCCAACACG GAGCACAGTGACCCTCCCTCTCCCACCTCCGCCTCCACCTTCTACTACTCCCTCAACACGGAACCGCAGTACCCAGAACCCTCAGCGGGTGCTCAGCCTGACGCTGGACACTCGCCACCAGGACAACTTCTTGGGCCTCCTGCCGTGGCGCCTCAGTGGAATCCAGCCCGTGATGATGCCTTTGCCTTCGGCGCGCTCGCGCCTTTCTCTGCAGGAGACGGTGCAGTCCTCAAAGTGACGGAGGCCGAGCAGCTCTGCGCCGGCGGCGAGGGCGACCCGAACACGGAGGAGCCCGACTCGCAGATAACTCTGATGTGA